From the Orenia metallireducens genome, one window contains:
- a CDS encoding DnaJ domain-containing protein, with translation MKNYYEILGVNSDADSSTIKRAYRKLALKYHPDRNSNDKNAEKKFKLIAKAYEVLKSKKSRAKYDASLKRKTYQRKATTKQNSNRQSAVPNFGNFEKQFEQFFGFNPKTKERVKNKTEEENPMNTDELFRSYFGMK, from the coding sequence ATGAAAAATTACTATGAAATTTTAGGTGTTAATAGTGATGCTGACTCTTCTACAATAAAGAGAGCCTATAGAAAGTTAGCATTAAAATATCATCCAGATAGAAATTCTAATGATAAAAATGCAGAGAAAAAATTTAAATTAATCGCTAAAGCATATGAAGTCTTAAAATCGAAAAAAAGCAGAGCAAAATATGATGCATCTTTAAAAAGAAAGACTTATCAGCGAAAAGCTACTACTAAACAGAATAGTAATAGGCAGAGCGCAGTTCCAAACTTTGGAAATTTTGAAAAGCAGTTTGAACAGTTTTTCGGTTTTAATCCCAAGACTAAAGAGCGGGTGAAGAATAAAACAGAGGAAGAGAATCCAATGAATACAGATGAACTATTTAGAAGTTATTTTGGTATGAAGTAG